A genomic window from Cardiocondyla obscurior isolate alpha-2009 linkage group LG02, Cobs3.1, whole genome shotgun sequence includes:
- the LOC139113461 gene encoding U5 small nuclear ribonucleoprotein 40 kDa protein — protein sequence MPILDKRKGDDILALVPASKRTKNEVVFSSREKAVVQSGPPRTSSLMSMIMLLEGHQGDIFCIEFHPEGQYLVSTGFDRQIFIWNVYGECENIGIMTGHSGAVMELHFSPDGNHLYTASTDMTLGLWDIIAGTRIKKLKGHTSFVNSVSGARRGPTLLCSGSDDSTIRIWDPRKRGQCYTLNNTYQVTAVTFNDTAEQVISGGIDNDIKVWDLRKNAVLYKLKGHTDTITGLSLSPDGSYILSNAMDNTLKIWDVRPFAPYERCVKILSGHQHNFEKNLLRCAWSPDGSKVSAGSSDRFHYIWDTTSRRILYKLPGHNGSVNDIDFHPKEPIVCSGSSDKQIYLGEIEA from the exons ATGCCAATCTTAGACAAGAGGAAAGGAGACGATATTTTGGCGCTGGTACCCGCTTCGAAAAGGACCAAAAATGAAGTCGTCTTTAGCAGCAGAGAAAAAGCGGTCGTTCAAAGT ggCCCACCGCGGACGTCCTCCTTGATGTCTATGATAATGCTACTCGAAGGACACCAAGGAGATATTTTCTGTATAGAATTTCATCCTGAGGGACAGTATCTGGTGTCTACAGGATTCGATCGGCAAATTT TTATCTGGAACGTCTATGGAGAATGTGAAAATATTGGCATTATGACTGGACACAGTGGAGCAGTGATGGAATTGCACTTCAGTCCAGATGGCAATCACTTGTATACAGCCAGTACAGACATGACTCTGGGTTTATGGGATATAATAGCTGGGACGCGAATTAAGAAACTGAAGGGTCATACTTCATTTGTGAATTCTGTATCAGGAGCACGAAGAGGTCCTACACTTCTTTGCTCAGGCAGTGATGACAGTACAATACGCATTTGGGATCCTAGAAAACGCGGTCAATGCTACACATTGAACAATACTTATCAG GTTACTGCAGTGACATTCAATGATACTGCTGAACAAGTAATTAGTGGCGGTATCGATAATGACATAAAAGTTTGGGATCTTCGAAAAAACGCAGTACTCTATAAATTGAAAGGGCACACCGATACCATCACCGGATTGAGTCTCAGTCCTGATGGATCTTACATACTTTCTAATGCAATGGATAACACACTGAAAATATGGGACGTACGACCATTTGCGCCTTATGAACGTTGCGTGAAAATATTATCTGGACACCAACATAACTTTGAAAAG AATCTTCTGAGGTGTGCATGGTCACCGGATGGTAGTAAAGTGTCAGCCGGATCGTCAGACCGATTTCATTACATCTGGGATACCACGAGTCGTAGAATATTGTACAAATTACCAGGACACAATGGATCTGTAAACGATATCGATTTCCACCCGAAGGAACCCATAG tgtgCTCGGGATCTAGCGACAAGCAAATCTACTTGGGTGAAATTGAAGCATAA
- the LOC139113460 gene encoding cytoplasmic 60S subunit biogenesis factor ZNF622 translates to MDSQHIEHFTCWTCKVKFTDLAIFRNHYRSEWHRYNMHVTVNGLPPISLEVFQEKEAMYHKNNTSQIEKKQICEICRKTFQSQKQYENHLASKTHKKKLEQKDGDTVLTKKLTSTEDISEDEKDILNENEEEIEMDSEVESLDSDEWLEDSKYLVYENDCLFCNHHSKSLPCIMKHMIKSHSFFVPDLEYCIDISGLFEYLQQKICTDFKCIWCNDSGRQMLSAEAVKMHMIDKGHCKMLFEGETLLEYASFYDYSSSYPDAENVNPDEELPELPEILEDEAYVMKLPSGKSIVHRSLALYYKQNVPVDTTVTIKDYNSWLRKRVFKQISFGTEKRKLEAARMTARDLGRVQRIQAKYSTQLQVKQNKLQKHYRRQIGF, encoded by the exons atggACTCTCAACATATAGAACACTTCACTTGTTGGACgtgtaaagtaaaatttaccGATTTAGCAATATTCAGAAATCATTATCGTTCGGAATGGCACAGGTACAATATGCATGTAACAGTAAATGGATTACCTCCGATCAGTCTCGAAGTCTTTCAGGAGAAAGAAGCAAtgtatcataaaaataatacaagtcAGATTGAGAAAAAACAGATTTGTGAGATTTGTAGAAAAACATTTCAAAGTCAAAAGCAGTATGAAAATCACTTAGCTTCAAAAACtcacaaaaagaaattggaaCAAAAAGATGGAGATACAGTTCTTACcaaaaaattaacaagtaCAGAGGATATATCTGAGGATGAAAAGGacatattaaatgaaaatgaagaagaaattgaAATGGATTCAGAAGTAGAATCTTTAGATTCAGATGAGTGGTTGGAAGACTCAAAATATCTTGTATATGAAAATGATTGTCTATTTTGCAATCATCATAGTAAATCTTTACCATGTATTATGAAGCACATGATAAAAAGTCATTCATTTTTTGTACCTGATCTAGAATATTGCATAGATATAAGTGGTTTGTTTGAATATTTGCAACAGAAAATATGTACTGATTTCAAGTGTATTTGGTGCAATGATTCAG gaAGACAAATGCTGAGCGCAGAAGCAGTGAAAATGCATATGATTGACAAGGGACATTGCAAAATGTTGTTTGAAGGAGAGACATTGCTTGAATACGCATCTTTTTATGATTACTCGTCCAGCTATCCAGATGCCGAGAATGTCAATCCTGATGAAGAATTGCCAGAACTGCCAGAAATTTTAGAAGATGAGGCTTACGTGATGAAGTTACCATCTGGCAAATCAATCGTCCATCGTTCATTGGCTCTTTATTATAAGCAGAATGTACCTGTGGATACCACAGTAACGATAAAGGATTATAACTCTTGGCTGCGTAAGCGGGTGTTTAAGCAAATATCATTTGGCACTGAGAAAAGAAAGTTAGAAGCCGCCCGAATGACAGCACGAGATCTTGGGAGGGTCCAGCGAATCCAAGCGAAATATTCAACGCAGTTACAAGTCAAACAAAATAAACTACAGAAGCATTACAGACGGCAAATTGGCTTTTAA
- the Raptor gene encoding regulatory-associated protein of mTOR isoform X1: MSVSYARMKSCHEASSPTSPASSTSPASSSASQYNVVRRAGDEEDWQMQLAFCKPRHNATIEYVNCISQTWRMKERMKTVSVALVLCLNVGVDPPDIVKTQPCARLECWIDPLSVSPQKALETIGSNLQKQYERWQPRARYKQSLDPTVEEVKKLCTSLRRNAKEERVLFHYNGHGVPKPTTNGEIWVFNRTYTQYIPLSVYDLQTWMGAPSIYVYDCSNAGIIVESFQQFADQHEKEYEMEKQQNRTTGVACPAIPCYKNCIQLAACAANQILPMNPNLPADIFTSCLTTPIKIAIRWFAMQPTSKLVPNISLDLIDKIPGQLTDRRTMLGELNWIFTAITDTIAWNTLPRDLFQRLFRQDLLVASLFRNFLLAERILRSYDCTPVSSPKLPPTYQHRMWQAWDMALDLCLAQLPTVLENEDRYVHSSFFEDQLTAFQVWLNLGSKNRSPPEQLPIVLQVLLSQVHRLRALELLGRFLDLGPWAVNLALSVGIFPYVLKLLQSNARELRPLLVFIWAKILAVDNTCQADLVRDGGHKYFLSVLQDTSIPSEHRTLAAFVLASIVNDYRPGQVAANQGNLVSICLEQLGDTNYLLRQWLCLCLARLWHNFDKARWCGVRDIAHEKLFILLKDPVPEVRAASVYALGTFINSVTTRSEHANNIDQIIAMTLINTISHDMCPLVRKELVVALQWMVLHFENSFVTLAMAEENSRKDLIVETLSPVSGMRRISSRDRLKMLSPNNTYTVDTTDGFGPQDRIKRVSSSSSISSLGNNWEFVRKPCESLGHGSLGNVPSLTYGSIYMKLWHGLCNLDNDPHPVVGAMSQKVTNHIRNKVKASSIPKEVVETKISSSLSLPPSPSNRTGYLSKGESPPAVNPGTDLLRSSRMLPHSSRSRKPVPNTISEETDEVPGAKTPLTTSQFVEWSCAQFAQPVSLEDEIEDVESRPYLEREWRFIRNAKQRQDAKEEQLRAPQNKIESQICHSRCSQSPQVLVFHPFEPHLAVALKDSFGIWDYQTGTKLTYCTSNGNRTKSRITALEFINSHDLTLLMAGSDDGSVQVWKNYNGTISRDPILLTAWQALADVQPATKTSSVTARLITKWEQKSLTLAVTGDVRIVRLWDAETELKKQDIPTGADCCTTCIDVDGTGSLMALGCGDGSVRLLDRRLPPAEARVMIWREHTGCVLGAFLRQPKGAEPQLFTGSSAGDIKIFDLRKNSSISTIQIQPGIVALTAHEIADVFACGTTSHCISVYNTMGQHLNTIKFHEGFMGTRLSPVSCLNFHPYRVSLAAGFVDSTFTVYEPRR; this comes from the exons ATGTCAGTCAGCTATGCTAGAATGAAGTCGTGCCACGAGGCGTCCTCGCCGACTTCGCCGGCGTCGTCCACGTCGCCAGCCTCGTCGTCGGCTTCACAGTACAATGTAGTCAGGCGCGCCGGCGACGAGGAAGATTGGCAGATGCAGCTAGCATTTTGCAAACCTCGTCACAATGCCACGATCGAATATGTCAATTGTATCAGCCAAACCTGGCGAATGAAGGAGCGG atgaaAACAGTTAGCGTCGCTCTGGTATTGTGCCTGAACGTTGGCGTCGACCCTCCAGATATCGTCAAAACACAGCCATGTGCTCGTTTAGAATGTTGGATAG atcCTTTGTCAGTAAGTCCTCAGAAAGCTCTTGAAACTATAGGTTCAAATTTGCAAAAGCAATATGAACGATGGCAACCAAGAGCTCGTTACAAGCAAAGTTTAGATCCAACTGTTGAAGAAGTTAAAAAGTTATGTACATCTTTAAGACGAAATGCCAAAGAAGAAAGAGTTTTGTTTCACTATAACGGTCATGGAGTGCCCAAACCTACTACTAATGGTGAAATATGGGTATTTAACAGA ACATATACACAATACATTCCATTGTCAGTGTATGACCTGCAAACTTGGATGGGTGCACCTAGTATTTATGTATACGATTGTTCCAATGCAGGTATTATAGTAGAATCTTTTCAGCAATTTGCCGACCAACATGAAAAAGAGTatgag ATGGAAAAGCAACAAAATCGCACAACAGGAGTCGCGTGTCCTGCGATACCATGTTACAAAAATTGTATCCAATTAGCAGCATGTGCAGCTAATCAGATTTTACCTATGAATCCAAATCTACCCGCGGATATATTTACATCGTGTCTTACTACAcctataaaaattgcaatacgctg gTTTGCCATGCAGCCTACATCTAAATTAGTTCCCAACATATCGCTCGATCTCATTGACAA AATTCCTGGACAATTAACCGACAGGAGAACAATGCTGGGCGAACTTAATTGGATATTTACTGCTATTACTGACACGATAGCATGGAATACTTTACCGAgag atttatttcaaagattaTTTAGACAAGACTTATTAGTTGCCAGTCtctttagaaattttttacttgCGGAAAGGATACTTCGATCTTATGATTGTACGCCAGTTTCTTCCCCGAAATTGCCACCAACTTatcaa cATCGTATGTGGCAAGCTTGGGACATGGCGCTTGATTTATGCCTGGCACAATTACCAACGGTTTTGGAAAACGAAGATCGATACGTGCACTCGTCATTTTTTGAAGATCAGCTCACAGCCTTCCAAGTATGGCTCAATTTAGGTTCAAAAAACCGCAGTCCACCGGAACAGCTTCCAATTGTTCTCCAAGTGTTATTGAGTCAGGTTCATAGACTGAGAGCGTTAGAGCTACTAGGTCGCTTTCTCGATCTTGGACCGTGGGCTGTCAATTTAGCACTTAGTGTTGGCATCTTTCCATACgtactaaaattattacaaagtaATGCCAGAGAACTACGACCTCTGCTTGTTTTTATATGGGCAAAAATTTTAGCAGTTGACAAT ACTTGTCAAGCAGATCTTGTGCGTGATGGCGGTCACAAATACTTTTTATCCGTATTACAGGATACTTCTATTCcg agTGAGCATCGAACATTAGCTGCCTTTGTATTGGCCAGTATTGTAAACGATTATCGGCCGGGTCAAGTGGCCGCAAATCAAGGCAATCTTGTTTCAATATGCTTAGAACAATTAGGAGACACAAATTATTTGCTACGGCAATGGCTTTGCTTGTGCCTAGCACGGCTTTGGCATAATTTTGATAAGGCCAGATGGTGTGGCGTCAGGGATATTGctcatgaaaaattatttattttactcaaAGATCCCGTTCCAGAG GTTCGGGCAGCTAGCGTGTATGCATTAGGCACATTTATAAACAGTGTCACGACTAGAAGCGAGCACGCGAATAATATCGATCAAATTATAGCTATGACActtataaatacaatttccCATGACATGTGTCCATTAGTTAGAAAA GAATTAGTTGTGGCTCTTCAATGGATGGTGCTGCATTTTGAAAATTCCTTCGTCACACTAGCCATGGCCGAGGAGAACAGTCGAAAGGACCTCATTGTAGAAACCTTATCTCCAGTCAGCGGTATGAGACGCATTAGTTCTCGCGACAGATTGAAAATGTTGTCTCCTAATAATACGTACACTGTAGATACGACCGATGGGTTTGGACCGCAGGACCGCATCAAAAGAGTATCGTCTTCGTCGTCCATTAGCAGTTTAG GTAATAATTGGGAGTTCGTGAGGAAACCTTGCGAGTCACTTG GTCATGGCTCTCTTGGGAATGTACCCAGTCTCACCTACGGCAGTATATATATGAAGTTATGGCATGGATTGTGCAATTTGGACAATGATCCTCATCCGGTGGTCGGCGCTATGTCTCAAAAAGTTACTAATCACATTCGTAATAAG GTGAAGGCATCTTCCATTCCTAAAGAAGTAGTTGAAACGAAAATCTCTTCGTCGTTATCTCTTCCACCGTCTCCATCAAATCGGACTGGTTATTTAAG CAAAGGAGAATCACCACCGGCTGTCAATCCTGGAACGGATCTTTTACGTTCTTCGAGAATGCTACCGCACAGTAGTCGCTCGAGAAAACCTGTTCCTAATACA ATATCTGAGGAGACAGATGAAGTACCAGGTGCGAAAACTCCATTGACAACCTCTCAATTTGTCGAATGGAGCTGTGCGCAATTTGCTCAGCCTGTTAGTTTAGAAGATGAGATAGAGGATGTGGAGAGCAGACCATATCTTGAACGAGAATGGCG ATTTATACGTAATGCGAAGCAAAGGCAAGACGCGAAGGAAGAACAGTTACGTGCGCCACAAAATAAGATAGAATCACAAATTTGCCACTCAAGGTGTTCTCAGTCACCTCAGGTTTTAGTTTTTCATCCGTTCGAACCACATTTGGCCGTGGCGCTAAAAGATAGTTTCgg CATATGGGATTATCAGACAGGCACAAAATTGACATATTGTACAAGTAACGGAAACAGAACAAAATCACGTATCACGGCACTCGAGTTTATCAATTCTCACGACCTAACTCTGCTGATGGCGGGGTCCGATGACGGTTCCGTACAAGTTTGGAAAAACTACAATGGTACAATAAGCCGCGATCCAATTTTGCTTACAGCTTGGCAAGCACTGGCGGATGTGCAACCCGCAACCAAGACTTCTAGTG TAACAGCACGACTTATCACAAAATGGGAGCAGAAATCTCTCACTTTAGCTGTAACAGGCGATGTCCGCATTGTAAGACTCTGGGATGCGGAAACTGAGTTGAAAAAGCAAGATATTCCAACAGGCGCCGATTGTTGTACTACATGCATCGACGTTGACGGCACAG GTTCATTAATGGCATTGGGTTGCGGTGATGGATCGGTTCGACTCTTGGACCGAAGATTACCTCCAGCAGAAGCAAGAGTTATGATTTGGAGAGAACACACTGGTTGCGTATTAGGGGCATTTTTAAGGCAACCTAAGGGAGCCGAGCCACAATTATTTACCGGATCTTCCGCaggcgatattaaaatttttgatcTGAGAAAAAATTCTTCCATAAGCACAATTCAAATACAACCGGGCATTGTAGCGTTGACTGCGCATGAAATAGCTGATGTTTTCGCCTG TGGCACTACAAGTCATTGCATCAGTGTCTATAACACAATGGGACAGCATCTCAATACGATAAAATTTCACGAAGGATTTATGGGTACACGTCTGAGTCCGGTAAGTTGCCTGAATTTTCATCCATATCGCGTAAGTTTGGCGGCCGGCTTTGTGGACAGTACTTTCACGGTATACGAGCCACGTAGATGA
- the Wun gene encoding putative phosphatidate phosphatase: MDRSTKLILRKLIIDFLCIFVVGISVLMFFLFGKPYKRGFFCNDESLYHPYHESTVTSAMLYVIGLLLPICAMILGEYLHWRRFSEHTANVLFGYTIPPWLWNAYQKVGVFGFGAACTVLTTDIAKYTIGRLRPHFMKLCVPNIDCNLPEYQHKYIENFHCTAGVSDKLLKEVRLSFPSGHSSFSAYTMIYLAMYLQLRMKWKGSKLLKHFLQLLCLLMAWFTAMTRISNYKHHWSDVLAGSTLGIIVALVVAHCVADIFREEEHCCLEKHQTTDYETETGVTSSQVNNGAGNRSC; the protein is encoded by the exons ATGGATCGATCGACCAAGTTGATTCTGCGGAAGCTCATCATAGATTTCCTTTGCATATTCGTTG TGGGCATTTCGGTGTTGATGTTCTTCCTATTCGGCAAGCCTTACAAACGCGGCTTCTTCTGTAACGATGAATCACTCTACCATCCGTATCACGAGTCCACAGTTACAAGCGCGATGCTCTACGTCATCGGCCTTCTCCTTCCTATATGCGCG ATGATCCTAGGCGAGTACTTGCACTGGAGGCGTTTCTCTGAACACACGGCAAATGTGCTCTTCGGGTACACTATACCTCCCTGGCTGTGGAATGCTTATCAAAAG GTCGGCGTGTTTGGTTTCGGAGCAGCTTGTACTGTTCTAACAACGGATATCGCCAAGTACACCATAGGCCGGCTTCGACCGCACTTTATGAAACTCTGTGTTCCTAATATTGACTGTAACCTGCCCGAGTATCAGCacaaatatattgaaaattttcactGCACCGCGGGAGTCTCGGACAAGCTGCTAAAGGAAGTCAG GTTGTCGTTTCCCTCCGGTCACTCATCCTTCTCAGCCTATACCATGATCTATCTTGCT atgTATCTACAATTAAGAATGAAATGGAAGGGCAGTAAGCTACTCAAGCACTTCCTTCAACTTCTGTGCCTACTCATGGCCTGGTTTACCGCAATGACGCGGATTTCCAATTACAAACATCACTGGAGTGACGTACTCGCTGGATCTACCCTCGGCATAATCGTTGCTTTGGTGGTG GCACACTGCGTGGCAGATATCTTCAGAGAAGAGGAACATTGCTGCTTGGAGAAGCACCAAACTACCGATTACGAAACGGAGACTGGAGTGACTAGCTCACAGGTGAATAATGGTGCTGGTAATCGTAGTTGTTGA
- the Raptor gene encoding regulatory-associated protein of mTOR isoform X2: protein MSVSYARMKSCHEASSPTSPASSTSPASSSASQYNVVRRAGDEEDWQMQLAFCKPRHNATIEYVNCISQTWRMKERMKTVSVALVLCLNVGVDPPDIVKTQPCARLECWIDPLSVSPQKALETIGSNLQKQYERWQPRARYKQSLDPTVEEVKKLCTSLRRNAKEERVLFHYNGHGVPKPTTNGEIWVFNRTYTQYIPLSVYDLQTWMGAPSIYVYDCSNAGIIVESFQQFADQHEKEYEMEKQQNRTTGVACPAIPCYKNCIQLAACAANQILPMNPNLPADIFTSCLTTPIKIAIRWFAMQPTSKLVPNISLDLIDKIPGQLTDRRTMLGELNWIFTAITDTIAWNTLPRDLFQRLFRQDLLVASLFRNFLLAERILRSYDCTPVSSPKLPPTYQHRMWQAWDMALDLCLAQLPTVLENEDRYVHSSFFEDQLTAFQVWLNLGSKNRSPPEQLPIVLQVLLSQVHRLRALELLGRFLDLGPWAVNLALSVGIFPYVLKLLQSNARELRPLLVFIWAKILAVDNTCQADLVRDGGHKYFLSVLQDTSIPSEHRTLAAFVLASIVNDYRPGQVAANQGNLVSICLEQLGDTNYLLRQWLCLCLARLWHNFDKARWCGVRDIAHEKLFILLKDPVPEVRAASVYALGTFINSVTTRSEHANNIDQIIAMTLINTISHDMCPLVRKELVVALQWMVLHFENSFVTLAMAEENSRKDLIVETLSPVSGMRRISSRDRLKMLSPNNTYTVDTTDGFGPQDRIKRVSSSSSISSLGHGSLGNVPSLTYGSIYMKLWHGLCNLDNDPHPVVGAMSQKVTNHIRNKVKASSIPKEVVETKISSSLSLPPSPSNRTGYLSKGESPPAVNPGTDLLRSSRMLPHSSRSRKPVPNTISEETDEVPGAKTPLTTSQFVEWSCAQFAQPVSLEDEIEDVESRPYLEREWRFIRNAKQRQDAKEEQLRAPQNKIESQICHSRCSQSPQVLVFHPFEPHLAVALKDSFGIWDYQTGTKLTYCTSNGNRTKSRITALEFINSHDLTLLMAGSDDGSVQVWKNYNGTISRDPILLTAWQALADVQPATKTSSVTARLITKWEQKSLTLAVTGDVRIVRLWDAETELKKQDIPTGADCCTTCIDVDGTGSLMALGCGDGSVRLLDRRLPPAEARVMIWREHTGCVLGAFLRQPKGAEPQLFTGSSAGDIKIFDLRKNSSISTIQIQPGIVALTAHEIADVFACGTTSHCISVYNTMGQHLNTIKFHEGFMGTRLSPVSCLNFHPYRVSLAAGFVDSTFTVYEPRR, encoded by the exons ATGTCAGTCAGCTATGCTAGAATGAAGTCGTGCCACGAGGCGTCCTCGCCGACTTCGCCGGCGTCGTCCACGTCGCCAGCCTCGTCGTCGGCTTCACAGTACAATGTAGTCAGGCGCGCCGGCGACGAGGAAGATTGGCAGATGCAGCTAGCATTTTGCAAACCTCGTCACAATGCCACGATCGAATATGTCAATTGTATCAGCCAAACCTGGCGAATGAAGGAGCGG atgaaAACAGTTAGCGTCGCTCTGGTATTGTGCCTGAACGTTGGCGTCGACCCTCCAGATATCGTCAAAACACAGCCATGTGCTCGTTTAGAATGTTGGATAG atcCTTTGTCAGTAAGTCCTCAGAAAGCTCTTGAAACTATAGGTTCAAATTTGCAAAAGCAATATGAACGATGGCAACCAAGAGCTCGTTACAAGCAAAGTTTAGATCCAACTGTTGAAGAAGTTAAAAAGTTATGTACATCTTTAAGACGAAATGCCAAAGAAGAAAGAGTTTTGTTTCACTATAACGGTCATGGAGTGCCCAAACCTACTACTAATGGTGAAATATGGGTATTTAACAGA ACATATACACAATACATTCCATTGTCAGTGTATGACCTGCAAACTTGGATGGGTGCACCTAGTATTTATGTATACGATTGTTCCAATGCAGGTATTATAGTAGAATCTTTTCAGCAATTTGCCGACCAACATGAAAAAGAGTatgag ATGGAAAAGCAACAAAATCGCACAACAGGAGTCGCGTGTCCTGCGATACCATGTTACAAAAATTGTATCCAATTAGCAGCATGTGCAGCTAATCAGATTTTACCTATGAATCCAAATCTACCCGCGGATATATTTACATCGTGTCTTACTACAcctataaaaattgcaatacgctg gTTTGCCATGCAGCCTACATCTAAATTAGTTCCCAACATATCGCTCGATCTCATTGACAA AATTCCTGGACAATTAACCGACAGGAGAACAATGCTGGGCGAACTTAATTGGATATTTACTGCTATTACTGACACGATAGCATGGAATACTTTACCGAgag atttatttcaaagattaTTTAGACAAGACTTATTAGTTGCCAGTCtctttagaaattttttacttgCGGAAAGGATACTTCGATCTTATGATTGTACGCCAGTTTCTTCCCCGAAATTGCCACCAACTTatcaa cATCGTATGTGGCAAGCTTGGGACATGGCGCTTGATTTATGCCTGGCACAATTACCAACGGTTTTGGAAAACGAAGATCGATACGTGCACTCGTCATTTTTTGAAGATCAGCTCACAGCCTTCCAAGTATGGCTCAATTTAGGTTCAAAAAACCGCAGTCCACCGGAACAGCTTCCAATTGTTCTCCAAGTGTTATTGAGTCAGGTTCATAGACTGAGAGCGTTAGAGCTACTAGGTCGCTTTCTCGATCTTGGACCGTGGGCTGTCAATTTAGCACTTAGTGTTGGCATCTTTCCATACgtactaaaattattacaaagtaATGCCAGAGAACTACGACCTCTGCTTGTTTTTATATGGGCAAAAATTTTAGCAGTTGACAAT ACTTGTCAAGCAGATCTTGTGCGTGATGGCGGTCACAAATACTTTTTATCCGTATTACAGGATACTTCTATTCcg agTGAGCATCGAACATTAGCTGCCTTTGTATTGGCCAGTATTGTAAACGATTATCGGCCGGGTCAAGTGGCCGCAAATCAAGGCAATCTTGTTTCAATATGCTTAGAACAATTAGGAGACACAAATTATTTGCTACGGCAATGGCTTTGCTTGTGCCTAGCACGGCTTTGGCATAATTTTGATAAGGCCAGATGGTGTGGCGTCAGGGATATTGctcatgaaaaattatttattttactcaaAGATCCCGTTCCAGAG GTTCGGGCAGCTAGCGTGTATGCATTAGGCACATTTATAAACAGTGTCACGACTAGAAGCGAGCACGCGAATAATATCGATCAAATTATAGCTATGACActtataaatacaatttccCATGACATGTGTCCATTAGTTAGAAAA GAATTAGTTGTGGCTCTTCAATGGATGGTGCTGCATTTTGAAAATTCCTTCGTCACACTAGCCATGGCCGAGGAGAACAGTCGAAAGGACCTCATTGTAGAAACCTTATCTCCAGTCAGCGGTATGAGACGCATTAGTTCTCGCGACAGATTGAAAATGTTGTCTCCTAATAATACGTACACTGTAGATACGACCGATGGGTTTGGACCGCAGGACCGCATCAAAAGAGTATCGTCTTCGTCGTCCATTAGCAGTTTAG GTCATGGCTCTCTTGGGAATGTACCCAGTCTCACCTACGGCAGTATATATATGAAGTTATGGCATGGATTGTGCAATTTGGACAATGATCCTCATCCGGTGGTCGGCGCTATGTCTCAAAAAGTTACTAATCACATTCGTAATAAG GTGAAGGCATCTTCCATTCCTAAAGAAGTAGTTGAAACGAAAATCTCTTCGTCGTTATCTCTTCCACCGTCTCCATCAAATCGGACTGGTTATTTAAG CAAAGGAGAATCACCACCGGCTGTCAATCCTGGAACGGATCTTTTACGTTCTTCGAGAATGCTACCGCACAGTAGTCGCTCGAGAAAACCTGTTCCTAATACA ATATCTGAGGAGACAGATGAAGTACCAGGTGCGAAAACTCCATTGACAACCTCTCAATTTGTCGAATGGAGCTGTGCGCAATTTGCTCAGCCTGTTAGTTTAGAAGATGAGATAGAGGATGTGGAGAGCAGACCATATCTTGAACGAGAATGGCG ATTTATACGTAATGCGAAGCAAAGGCAAGACGCGAAGGAAGAACAGTTACGTGCGCCACAAAATAAGATAGAATCACAAATTTGCCACTCAAGGTGTTCTCAGTCACCTCAGGTTTTAGTTTTTCATCCGTTCGAACCACATTTGGCCGTGGCGCTAAAAGATAGTTTCgg CATATGGGATTATCAGACAGGCACAAAATTGACATATTGTACAAGTAACGGAAACAGAACAAAATCACGTATCACGGCACTCGAGTTTATCAATTCTCACGACCTAACTCTGCTGATGGCGGGGTCCGATGACGGTTCCGTACAAGTTTGGAAAAACTACAATGGTACAATAAGCCGCGATCCAATTTTGCTTACAGCTTGGCAAGCACTGGCGGATGTGCAACCCGCAACCAAGACTTCTAGTG TAACAGCACGACTTATCACAAAATGGGAGCAGAAATCTCTCACTTTAGCTGTAACAGGCGATGTCCGCATTGTAAGACTCTGGGATGCGGAAACTGAGTTGAAAAAGCAAGATATTCCAACAGGCGCCGATTGTTGTACTACATGCATCGACGTTGACGGCACAG GTTCATTAATGGCATTGGGTTGCGGTGATGGATCGGTTCGACTCTTGGACCGAAGATTACCTCCAGCAGAAGCAAGAGTTATGATTTGGAGAGAACACACTGGTTGCGTATTAGGGGCATTTTTAAGGCAACCTAAGGGAGCCGAGCCACAATTATTTACCGGATCTTCCGCaggcgatattaaaatttttgatcTGAGAAAAAATTCTTCCATAAGCACAATTCAAATACAACCGGGCATTGTAGCGTTGACTGCGCATGAAATAGCTGATGTTTTCGCCTG TGGCACTACAAGTCATTGCATCAGTGTCTATAACACAATGGGACAGCATCTCAATACGATAAAATTTCACGAAGGATTTATGGGTACACGTCTGAGTCCGGTAAGTTGCCTGAATTTTCATCCATATCGCGTAAGTTTGGCGGCCGGCTTTGTGGACAGTACTTTCACGGTATACGAGCCACGTAGATGA